A window from Leifsonia shinshuensis encodes these proteins:
- a CDS encoding LacI family DNA-binding transcriptional regulator, with amino-acid sequence MAGIDDVARLAGVSTATVSRALSGNGPVSQTTRARVVRAASDLGYVVSSDASSLASGRTRNIGAVVPHLNRWFFTSVIEGAERVLLREGYDLTLYNLGGDGGERRRVFDHHLLRNRVDAAFTVSLELSEEEAGRLLALGKPLVGVGGPLAGVSTVTIDDVAVAHLATDHLVSLGHRRIAHIGASHEFDLDFHIPTSRRLGYEQALREAGLPVDERLHRAADFTLPGGYEAAKQLLGTPHDRPTAIFAASDEMAIGAILAARDLGLSVPRDVSVIGIDDHPLSEFFGLSTVAQHPVRQGERAAELLLAALEGARRPGGAPAPEPVSHTAPADLIVRSSTAVHP; translated from the coding sequence ATGGCCGGCATCGACGACGTCGCGCGTCTCGCCGGCGTCTCCACGGCCACCGTCTCGCGCGCGCTGAGCGGCAACGGGCCCGTCTCGCAGACCACGCGCGCACGCGTGGTTCGCGCCGCCTCCGACCTCGGCTACGTCGTGTCGTCGGACGCGTCGAGCCTGGCCTCCGGCCGCACGCGCAACATCGGCGCCGTCGTGCCGCACCTCAACCGCTGGTTCTTCACCTCGGTCATCGAGGGCGCCGAGCGGGTGCTGCTCCGCGAGGGCTACGACCTCACCCTCTACAACCTGGGCGGCGACGGCGGCGAGCGCCGCCGCGTCTTCGACCACCACCTGCTCCGCAACCGGGTGGATGCCGCCTTCACCGTCTCCCTGGAGCTCTCCGAGGAGGAGGCGGGCCGCCTGCTCGCGCTCGGCAAGCCCCTGGTCGGCGTCGGCGGACCGCTCGCCGGCGTCAGCACCGTCACGATCGACGACGTGGCCGTCGCCCACCTCGCGACCGACCACCTGGTGTCGCTGGGCCACCGCCGCATCGCCCACATCGGCGCCTCCCACGAGTTCGACCTCGACTTCCACATCCCGACCAGCCGCCGCCTCGGCTACGAGCAGGCGCTGCGCGAAGCGGGCCTTCCCGTCGACGAGCGCCTGCACCGCGCCGCCGACTTCACCCTCCCCGGCGGCTATGAGGCCGCGAAGCAGCTGCTCGGCACGCCGCACGACCGCCCGACGGCCATCTTCGCGGCGTCCGACGAGATGGCGATCGGCGCCATCCTGGCCGCCCGCGACCTCGGCCTCTCGGTGCCGCGCGATGTCTCCGTGATCGGGATCGACGACCATCCGCTCTCCGAGTTCTTCGGCCTGAGCACCGTGGCGCAGCATCCGGTGCGGCAGGGCGAGCGCGCCGCCGAGCTGCTCCTCGCGGCCCTGGAGGGCGCCCGCCGGCCCGGCGGGGCCCCTGCGCCCGAGCCCGTCAGCCACACCGCTCCCGCCGACCTGATCGTCCGTTCCAGCACCGCCGTCCACCCCTGA